A segment of the Serratia fonticola genome:
GTATTGATGACTTCTGCATTAGTCGCCGCTCTGGGCTTGAGCTCACCGGCACAGGCCGATCAGCAAACCGTCTCTCTGGGTTATGCGCAGAGTAAAGTACAGAATCTGAACAACATCAACGGGGCGAACCTCAAATACCGCTATGAGTGGGATTCACCGGTCAGCGTTATCGGCTCCTTCACCTACATGAGTGGGAACGATAATTACTCTTACCTGCTGACCCGTGATGTCATCGACAACAAGGTGGACATCAAATATTACTCGCTGTCTGTGGGCCCGGCTTACCGCTTTAACGAATTTATCAGCGTCTATGGCCTGCTGGGGCTCAACTACAACAAAGTGGATTACCGCTCATCCTGGAATAACTACGAATCCGGCTCTTACCGCGATATGGGCACGGAAACCGGTAACATCAGAAAGACCTCTTTGATGTACGGAGTCGGTGTGCAGATTAACCCGATTGAAAATGTAGCAGTGGATATCGGATATGAAGGTTCCAGCCTGGATGACGGCAGACAATCTCACGACATTAACGGTTTTAATATCGGTATCGGTTACCGCTTCTGATGCCAGATATCCCGGTTTCGGCCGGGATTAATGACCTGAAGCGATAGGACTCTCGCTGTCGTTTGAGGTCATTAAGGTAGAGACCTTATTTTTTACTTTTCGTTTTTCCGCAGGGACGCTGGCATGAACAAGAATTTATACCGACTCATTTTCAACCAGGCACGAGGCATGCTGATGGTGGTGCCCGATATTGCCGGGGCAGGCCGTGCGGGAGCCGCATCGTCGCCATCCGGCACTGGCCACACCCTCAGCCAGATGATAGGTAAAGTTCATGGCGTGTGTTTTGCGTTGCTGCTGGCCCTCGGGGCCATTCAGCCGGCGCAGGCGGCGATCGTTGCTGATGGTAGCGCGCCGGGCAACCAACAGCCGACCATTATCAGCAGTGCCAACGGTACGCCGCAGGTCAATATCCAGACGCCAAGCGCAGCGGGTGTCTCACGCAACGTCTACAGCCAGTTCGATGTGGATAATAAAGGTGTGGTGCTCAATAACAGCCACCTCAATACTCAGACCCAGATTGCCGGGATGGTCACCGCCAACCCTTGGCTGGCGAAGGGCGAAGCTAAAATTATCCTCAATGAAGTCAATACCCGTAATCCGAGTCAGTTGAACGGCTTTATTGAAGTCGCTGGGCAAAAGGCACAAGTGGTGATCGCCAACCCGGCGGGTATCACCTGTAGCGGCTGTGGTTTTATCAACGCTAACCGCGCGACGCTCACCACCGGCCAGGCGCAAATGACTAACGGCCAACTGACCGGCTATAACGTTGAGCGTGGCGAAATCGTCATACAGGGTAATGGGCTGGACAGCAGCCTGCAGGACCATACCGACCTGATCGCCCGTTCGGTAAAAATCAATGCCGGGCTCTGGGCCAACGATTTGGCGGTGACCACCGGGCGCAATCAGGTGGATGCTGCACATCAGTCTGTCACATCCAAAACCGTTGACGGTAGCCCACGCCCACAGGTGGCAGTGGATGTGTCCCATCTGGGCGGTATGTACGCCAATAAAATCCGTCTGCTGGGTACCGAGGCTGGAGTGGGAGTGCATAATGCCGGGGCGCTTAATGCCATCGCCGGTGACGTGGTGGTCAACGCTGATGGTATGCTCACCAACAGCGGAGCGATTACTGCCACTCAGAATCTCCAACTGACCACCTCGGGTGGCGTGGATAATAGTGGCAAACTCTATGCCGGAGGAAATACTACCCTCCAGGCCAAGGGTGCTGTCACCAACAGCGGAATTCTGGCGGCACAGGGTAATACCCGGCTTACCGCCGCCAGCATCAACAGCACCTCACAAGGTGTGCTGGCGGCAGGCATGACCAGCGAGGGCAAACTGGGCGCGAGCGGTAACCTGACGCTCAACAGTCAGGGGCAAATCAACGCCAATGGCCAGAACTCGGCGGCGGGGCAATTGTTCGCCACCGGCACCACGCTGGATCTCAGCGGTAGCCAGACCTATGGCAACAATATCGATCTTCAGGCCACGGAGGGCGATATCAGCACCGCCGGGGCTAATCTGGCGGCAGCGCAAACACTCTCTGCACGTACAGGCGGGATGCTTAATAATGATGGCGGCAAACTCAGTGCTGACCAGCTCTCGCTGACCGCCAATGCCCTCTCCAACCAGCAGGGCACCGTGCAGCAGCTTGGTCAGCAGGACCTGACGCTGTCCCACGCTACCAGCATCAACAACCGTGCCGGGACGATTGCCAGTAACGGCAAAACCCTGACGCTCAATACCGCCAGCCTCAACAACCAGCAGGGCACCATCGTGCATGCTGGTGACGGCGCCTTGTCGATTCAGGCTACGCAGATGAACGGCGACAACGGTACGGTGGTCTCCAACGGCAGCCTGGCACTGACGGGTACCTCGCTGCAACTGGATAACACCACCACTCAGGCGGGAAGTATTACTCTCAACGCCGCCAGCCTGTCGCACCGTGGCGGGCACATGACCCAGACCGGCAGCGGCATGCTGAACCTCAACGTCACCAACCTGCTCGACAATCTGGAGGGAGAAATCTTCTCCAACGGCGCGTTATCACTGACTGCCGGCACACTGAATAACCAGCAGGGCCAACTGATTGCCGCCAATAAACACGATGTTACGCTGACCCTCGACGGTGCGTTGAACAACCGGGACGGCCTGATTGCCGCCGATGGTCGTTTGACTTCGCTCAGCGGTGCGGTGGATAACACCGGTGGGTTGATGCAGGCGGGTTCCGCGTTGAGTCTCGACAGTCGCGGTGCTGAGGTAGTGAACCGCAACAGCGGCGCACAGGGCGGCATTGTCAGCGCAGGCGATATGCAGCTTGCGACCGGGAACCTCGACAACCGCAACGGCCAGATTGCCGCCAGCACCCTGAATGCCCAGACCGGCAATCTCAATAACACTGCAGGCAAAATTCTGGCGGACAAGGGGCTGACGCTCAACAGCGGTGCCCTCAACAACCAGGCGGGGAATATCCAGTCCGGTGCGGCACTCACCTTGAACACCCACGGCCAGACAATAGACAACTCTGCAGGTGGGCTGATCGGCGCAACCGGTGCGTTATCGCTCGCCAGCGGTGCATTGGATAACCGTCAAGGCAAGCTGGTGGGCGGTGGCGATACGCAGTTGCACACTGGGTTACTGGATAACCGTGGCGGCCAACTGGTTTCTCTGAGCCATCTGTCACTGTTCAACACCGGGCTGCTCAACGATGACGGCGGTTTGCTGCAAAGCGCTGGGGATCTGCTGATCGACACCCAGGGCGGAACACTCAGCAACACCGTCAGTGGTGATCAGGGGGGGATCACCAGCCAGGGTTCGCTGACGCTGAAAACCGGCATGCTTGATAACCAGCAGGGTGTGCTCATCAGTAACCAGCAACTCACCCTCACATCCAGGGCAGTCAATAACCAGCAAGGGCAGATTGCGGCGTTGGGCTCCATCCACGCCCTGACGCAGGCGCTGAATAACGCCTGGGGCACCTTGCAGTCCGGTCAGGCGCTACAGTGGGATACTCAAGGCCTTGCGCTCGATAACCAGCACGGTACGTTCAGTGCACAGGGTGACCTTTCGCTGACCACCGCCGAGGTGAATAACCAGCAGGGATTGCTGGCTTCCGGTGGAGCGATGACGCTCAATACCGCCGCTTTCGACAACAGTCAGCAGGGCAACCTGTTCAGCAAAGGGACATTGGATCTCACTGCCAGCCACATCAACAACCAGCAAGGCCAGATCCAGGCACTGGGCAACATGGTGCTTAATGCCGCTCAGGCGGTGATCGACAATGGGGCCGGGCTGATCCAGGGCGCGTTGAACGTTACGCTCAATGCCGCCACTATCCTTAACCAGAATACCCTCGACGCACAGCGTGGCATTCAGGGCGGCAGCCTGACGCTGAATGCGCAGGATGTCGATAACAGCGAGGGCGCATTGCGCGTGGATGATGCGCTGACGCTCAATCTGAGCGGCAACCTGAACAATACCTCGGGGCTATTAAGTGCGCAGAACAGCCTGTACATCCAGGCCCAGCAGGTCATCAACAGCGCAGGTGCCATGGAAGCGGGCCAGCAATTCACCCTGAACAGCGGTTCTCTGACCGGTGATGGGTCGCTACTGTCGCTGGGGGATATGTCCCTCACGCTGGCGCAGGATTTCTTCAATACCGGGTCAGTCCAGGCGGGCCATGACCTGAGCTTGACCACTCAGGGCGATCTGACCAACCAGTCGTTGATTCAGGCGGGCAACCAGCTTGACCTGACGGCCACCAACCTGTTCAACAGTGCCACTGCTGAAATCAGCGCGGGCACTACGCAACTCACCGCCACCCAGACCCTGACCAACTATGGCTTGATCGATGGTTTCTATACCCGCCTCAACGGTACCACAGTCAATAATATCGGCAGTGGCCGTATCTATGGCGATGCGTTAGCTATCCAGGCTGGAACATTGAACAACCTGGCGGAAAACGGCCAGGCGGCCACCATTGCAGCTCGTCAGCGGCTGGATATCGGTGTTGGCACACTTAACAACCGCGACCATGCGCTGATCTACAGCGACGGGGCGATGGCGATTGGTGGCGCGCTGGATGGCAACTACCAGGCCATCGGTCAGGGGGGCGTGCTCAACAACCACAGTGCCACCATTGAGTCCGCCGCAGATATGGCGCTCAATATCGGGCAAATCAACAACATTAATGACCACTTCTCGTTGGAAAACGTACTGGTTTCGCAAGAGCAGATCTCCGAATACGAAGTTGCCCGCCTCAACAACGGCGTACGCTATAACGATAAGGATTACACCATCTACATCTACCAGGACGAAGTGAACGTTCTGTGTATTGAAGGCGTGATCTGCCATACCACCGACGGCGACCGTTTTACCCATTACGACTACCTGCGCACGGTCACCGAAGACCGCGTCAAGGAAAGCGATCCGGGTAAAATCATTGCCGGGGGCAATCTCAGCATCAACGCCAACAGCGTACTCAATGACAAGAGCCAGATTATCGCCGGGGGGGCCCTGGCGTTGCAGGCCGGGACGCTGGATAACGTCGAGGTCGAGGCCAATCGCCAGATCAACGACGTTGGTACCGCCACCTATTACTCACGCCATCAGAGCAAAGGTGGTGATTCCTCCAATGTGGATACCACCGCTTATCGTCCGCCGACGGTGATCCAGGCCATTACCCTAAAACCGAGCACCTTGGCGGAATATACCCAGGGCCAGGGCAGCAATCTGGTGATTGATGCACAGCAAAAAGCGGATATTAATGGCGATATTCAAGGTGCAGCAGGCATTAACGCCGGACCGATTGCCGGGCCGGGCGCGGGCAACCTGCTGCCGGTGGTGCCGGGGGCGATCACCCTGCCTGTGGGCAAAACCTTCGAGGTGAACCTCGGGGAGTCGGGCAAGGTGGTGCGTATCGTTGGGCCGAATACCCAACTGCCGGACAACAGCCTGTTCCAGGTGCGCCCGGACAGTAGCCCGTATCTGGTGGAAACCGATCCGCGCTTCACCAATCAGAAACAGTGGCTGGGCTCGGATTACATGATGCAGGCCTTCACCACCGATCCTAACAACGTTCTCAAACGCCTGGGGGATGGCTACTACGAGCAACGACTGATCCGCGAGCAGGTGATTGCTCTGAGCGGTAACCGTTATCTTGATGGTTTCCAGAATGACGAAGAGCAGTACAAGGCCTTGATGAACAACGGGGTAGAGTTCGGCAAGAAATACAACCTGACGCTGGGCGTGGCGCTCACAGCCGAACAGATGGCGCTGCTTACGGGTGATATCGTCTGGCTGGTGGCGCAGACCGTGACATTGCCAGATGGCAGCACCCAGCAAGTGCTGGTGCCGCAGGTGTATGCCACCGTCAAGGCGGGTGATCTCGATGGCAGTGGTGCGCTGCTGGCAGGGAAAAATGTCGGCCTGAACCTGAGCGGCGATCTGACCAACAGCGGGCGTATCAACGGCCAGCAAAGTACGCAGATCCTGGCGGAGAACATCAATAACCTGGGCGGGTTGATCCAGGGTAACGATGTAGCGCTGAAAGCGCGCACCGACATCAATAACGTCGGTGGGGTGATCGCCGGGCAACAGAGCCTGGTGGCCACCGCCGGGCGCGATATCAACGCCATCACCACCACCCGCAGCGCCGAGAGCGCCGGTGGCGATTTTGCGCGTAACACGCTGGACCGTGTTGCAGGTCTCTATGTGCAGCAAGCGGATGGCACGCTGGCGCTGCAGGCCGGGCGGGATGTGAATCTGACGGCGGCGCAGGTGGTCAACAGCGGTGAAGGCGGCACGACCTCCATCACGGCAGGACGTGACCTGAACCTCAATACCGTCACCACCGGCAGCACCGACAACCTTAACTGGGGTGACAACTGGCAACATCACTCCAGCAGCCAGCAGGTCGGGAGTGAAGTGGTCGGTACTGGTAACGTGCAACTGAGTGCCGGACACGATGTGAATATCACCGCAGGCACCGTCTCGGCCGGGCAACAACTCAATGTTGCTGCGGGTAACGATATCAACATTCAACATGGCCTTGACACCAACACGCTGGACCAGCATTACAAGGCTACCGGCAGCAGTGGTATGCTCTCCAAAACCACCACCGAATCGCGGGACACTATCAGCCAACAGACTGTCAATGGCAGCCAGTTGAGCGGCGACACGGTGAGCATGCAGGCCGGACGTGATTTGACGGTCACAGGCAGCAGCGTAGCCGCCACGCAGGATGTGAATCTTTCCGCAGGTAACAACCTGAGCCTACAGGCGGCGACCGAGCAGCGGGATGAAACCCATATGCTGCAGGAGAAGAAAAGCGGCCTGTCCGGCACCGGCGGTATCGGCTTCAGCTACGGCACCAACGATATCAAAACCACCGATGACGGCAAATCCCAGAGCAGCGTCGGTAGCACGGTGGGCAGCACCCAGGGGAATGTGACCCTGAATGCAGGCAACAGCCTGACGGTACAGGGCTCGGACGTGTTGGCAGGGAAAGACATCAACCTGACCGGCAAGGAAGTCAATATCCTGGCTGCAGAAAACCAGAGCACCCAGAAGCATGTAGTGGAGCAGAAACAGAGTGGCCTGACGCTGGCGCTGTCCGGTACGGTGGGCAGTGCAGTGAGTTCGGCAGTCTCCAGCGCCAACGATGCCAGCAAGGAGAGCAACGGCCGTCTGGCTGCATTGCAAGGGATGAAGTCAGCACTTAGTGGAGTACAGGCAGCCCAGGCCAACGAACTGCGCAACACCGGGGATGAAAAAACCAGCCTGGTGGGGCTGAACCTCTCCTACGGCAGCCAGTCGTCAAAATCCGAGCAGACGACCAACCAGTCGCAAAGCCAGGGCAGTACCCTGACCGCAGGCAACAACCTGAATATCCACGCCACCGGCACCGATATCAACGTTCAGGGCAGTCAGTTGCAGGGCGGGAAGGACATCAACCTGAATGCGGCGCGGGACGTCAATCTGCTCTCGGCGCAGAACACCCAGACGGTGGATGGCAAGAACGAAAGCCACGGTAGCTCTGTCGGCGTGGGCGTGAATTTTGGCCAGGGTAAAAACGGCCTGACGCTAAACGCCAGCGTGAACAAGGGTAAAGGTTCTGAAAGCGGCAATATGCTGACGCACACAGAGACCACGCTGAACGCCGGTAATAATCTCAACATCACCAGCGGGCGCGACACTACCCTGACCGGGGCGCAGGTGGGCGGTGAGAAGGTGACGATGGACGTGGGGCGCAACCTGACCTTAACCAGTGAGCAGGACCGCGACAACTACGACTCGAAACAGCAGAACGCCAGCGCGGGCGGTAGCGCCGGAGTGGGGGCATTCAGTGGTTCGGTTAATCTGAGTCGTGACAAGATGCACTCAACCTACGATGCGGTTCAGGAGCAGACTGGGGTCTTCGCCGGAAAAGGCGGCTTCGACATTACCGTGGGTGAGCATACCCAGCTCAACGGGGCGGTTATCGGTTCGACAGCGACGGCAGACAAGAATAAACTGGATACCGGTACGTTAGGTTTTAATAATATTGAAAACAAAGCGGATTACCAGGTAGAACACCAGAGCGTGGGTATCAGCTCGGGCGGTAGCATTGGTGGGCAGTTCGCGGGGAATATGGCGAATGGCCTGCTGACCGGTGTGAACGGCAGTGGTAGCGCCAGTTCGACCACGCAGTCGGCGGTGAGTGAAGGCACCATTACTATCCGTGACCAGGCGAACCAGAAGCAGGACGTGGCAGACCTGAGCCGGGATGTCGAGAATGCGAACCCGGGTCTGGACAAAATCTTCGACAAGGAGAAGGAACAGAACCGGCTGAAAGAAGCGCAGCTGATCGGGGAGATTGGCAGCCAGGCGGCAGATATTGCGCGGACGCAGGGTGAAATCAATGGGTTGAAAGCCGCGAAAGAGAAGTACCCGGATAAGACCGCCGAGCAACTGCGTGAAACCCAAGAATATAAAGATGCCATGAAGCAGTATGGCACTGGCAGCTCACTACAGCAGGGGATCCAGGCAGCGACGGCGGCCATACAGGGGCTGGCCGGTGGTGATATGGCTAAAGCCTTGGCGGGCGCCAGTGCGCCGTATCTGGCGGAGGTCATTCACAAGATGACCACAGACTCCAATGGCAAGGTAAACACCGAAGCCAACCTGATGGCGCACGCCGTTCTGGGTGCGGTGACGGCTGCGGTAAATGGCAACAGCGCGTTAGCGGGAGCCTCCGGCGCGGTAATGGGTGAATATATTGCCCAACAGATGTACCCCGGTATCAAGCGCGAAGATCTGAGCGAAGAGCAGCGGCAGACCATTAGCGCTCTAGGCACATTGGCAGCGGGACTGGTCGGGGGTATTGTGGATGACAGCACGGCAGATGCGGTTGCGGGAGGACAGGCTGGGAAGAATGCTGTGGAGAATAATGCGCTGAACCCGAACCACTTCGGTAAGGGCATGGCAGATTACGGTCAATCTGTTGCTTCTTATGCGCAATATGCTCAGGACAAGAATCTACCGCCAGAGCAGGTGCAGGCCGATCTGGCCCAAATGGTGAAAGGTGATCTGCCGGAAAGTGCGGATATCATTAAAGCCATTTTGAGCAATAACCCTGGCTCAGATACCATCATGGCGCTACTGACAGCGGAAGAAGCGAAGGATTACGCGCTGGCGCTGTTGACGTCGATCCCCGCAGAAAAAGCATTGGCACTGGTTGGTAAAACTGCGAATGTTCTGACCAATAACCAGTTGATCAAAGCAGCGGAGAAGATCTCGACGGCGAAACCGGGGAAACAATTTACTGCTCCACGGGATCTGAATGAGCAAATTGTTTGGAAGCAGGTGCAGGAAAATCCGGCAGCAGGTGAAAAACTGATTGGTATGAATAATGATCCTCGTTTTCCTGCAAGTGCAGGATTCCAAAAAATGCAGGTAGTCCAGAAAAATGCTAAGGGAGAAGCAATCACCATTCATTATCAGTACAACTCCACCACTGGCAAAGCCTACGATATGAAAATTGATACCCCACAGAGGGTTAACACTAATCCGGCAGATGTAATCGAAAATATTAAAGGGCAGATTAAATGAAAATAAAAGAATCAGACGGAACTGTCGTAGATGTTTTTGCAATTTATTGGTTTGGTGATGAAACATATTTTTATGGACTTCCAAAAAATTATGGCGGTTTACTTGCATATAGGGCAAGCCAAGTGTCTGTAATTGAATCGGAAATAGACTTTAATGCAATATATTTTGAAAATAATGCGAAGAGCATTCAACATTGGGCTTTGATAAAAGAAAAATTACTGGATGATATATTAGAACGGGATGATGCCGCCTATAAACGGTTCCTTGAGATCCTGAAAGCGGAAGGTCACATAGCTCAGGATTTTTATTAATTAGTGTTTTTAACCCCGGTATCAGTCGTGATGATCTGACGGAAGAGCAGCGTCAGACGATCAGTGCCCTTGGCACCCTGGCAGCAGGTTTGGCGGGTGGTATTGTTGGGGACAGTTCGGCCAATGCCGTAGCGGGGGCGCATGCGGGTAAGAATGCGCTCGAGAACAATAACCTTGTCAATGTATTGGCAGCAGTAAATAAAGAGAAGCCCGGTACGGTAGAACAATGGCAAGCCGATAAACAAGCAGAAATCAAGAAAGCCTGTAGTGGTGGAACACCAGTGTCTTGTCAGACGATGGTTATGGCTGCAGGAAGTGCACTGGCGTGGCCGTTATTGCCGGAAACGGCAATGACTACCAGTTTAATTGGAGGCATGGCGAACGCAGGAGTCCAGTATGGAGTTAATGGTAGCGTTGATCCCAATGATGTAATTCTCGCATACTGGACAGGGGCATTAACCGCAACTACCGGAGTTGTTGGCACCGTTTATTGGAATGGGGTCGGTGGTGGAGCATCAGCTTACCTTAAGGGCGACGATCCTTTCCAAGCGGGATTGATTAGTGGCGCAGGAGCTGGATTTGGCTATGGAATTGGGAAATTGTTCTCTCTAGGAACTAATGGGGCTGGTAATTGGTTAGCAGACGGATGGGATCCTAAATTTAACCCAGTACTACGCAACCAAACTGAGGTTACAGGGCAGTTCACTATCTCAAAAGACATGTTGCCCAGTAAAGTTCCAGGTGTTGTTGGTAATGTAGGCTCCTCTCTTGCAACAGAGGGAACAAACGCATTTACTCAAGAGCAGCTAAAAAAATATCCAGGAGAAAAAATGATGTTTTCAAAGAAAACTATTATTAGGTTTCTTTTGTTAAATATCATTTGGATATTGGTTGTTTTTTTATGGCTTCTGTCATGTTTTTCATTATTAGAAGTTTTACTTGGTATGCTATTGGCGGAGATTTCCTTTTTTCTTTCATGGATATCAAAAGAGCTTTCAAAGTGGCAGTATTAGTGGGGCCCGTTTGTGGGATGGGGTTTTGGGTTTTATATCGTCAACGTTCCTGTTCTCGTGGAGAATAACTTCCTGAGTCAGGGAAGCCCGTAAAACCCAGTCATATCGGGAATAAAGAATCCTGATTATAAAATTAATGGTGAAATATCAATGATGTTGTTCAAGCTAAGATTGCCAAAGATCCTAGTGAAAGCCCGCCTAATGGAAACATGGGAACCGCTCATGCAGAAATAGGTGTTATCCAGCAAGCCTATGAGAAAGGGATGACTAACGGCAAAGATATGCTCATGTCCGTGAAGGGGGAACCAGTTTGTTCTTATTGCCTTAGCGACGTAAAAGCTATGGCTGCGAAATCAGGGCTTAAGTCGCTAACAATTTTTGAAGAAGGTACTGGTAGGACTTTATATTGGGAAGCTGGTACGAAAAAATTCCGTATAAAAGGAGCTAAAGATGAGTAAGTTGCAGCTCTCATGGTCTATCTTGCAACAAGGTGGGGCTAAGGAATTTCATTGTTGGGATGAAGTGAGTAGCGTACTAAATAATCTTCGATCATTTAGTGGTTGTGTAACATTGGATAAATTAGATGACGAAGATTACTTAATCTCTGAAATTCAAGTGAGAATGGAAAAAGGCTTCTATTTGGTTACTTTTTTGAATGAAGATGATGAAGTTATGACACTTTCCGATTTAACACAGTCGGATGAAAATATTTTAATCCTAGGAGATTATTGGTCAGCAAGACAGGTAACAAAGGACTTTGATCTTGTTGTCAGGATCTTTAAAGAGTTCTTTGATACTGGCAATGTATCGACGGAACTTCTGAATTAAAACAGTAACCCCGGCCTTGGTCGGGGTTACTACTGTTACGCCCTAAATCCTCCCACTTCCCGCTGCCGCAACCGAATGACACCGGGCGCAGTGGCCACTTCCAGCTGTGCCGCCTCGGTGATCCCAGAGTCGGTGAGCCAGTTGCCGCCGATAATCACCTCGTCGTTCTCCCGCACCTAATTCGTGCCCAAATCGTGGCGGTCTTGGTTGGCCTCGCACAGTGCTTCCCAGGTGGCTTCAGGGCAGTCAGTTGCAGGGCGGGAAGGACATCAACCTGAATGCGGCGCAGAACACCCAGACGGTGGATGGCAAGAACGAAAGCCACGGTAGCTCTGTCGGCGTGGGCGTGAATTTTGGTCAGGGTAAAAACGGCCTGACGCTAAACGCCAGCGTGAACAAGGGTAAAGGTTCTGAAAGCGGCAATATGCTGACGCACACAGAGACCACGCTGAACGCCGGTAATAATCTCAACATCACCAGCGCGCGACACTACCCTGACCGGGGCGCAGGTGGGCGGTGAGAAGGTGACGATGGATGTGGGTCGTAATCTGACCTTAACCAGTGAGAAGGATCGCGACAACTACGACTCGAAACAGCAGAACGCCGGCGCGGGCGGTAGCGCCGGAGTGGGGGCATTCAGTGGTTCGGTTAATCTGAGTCGTGACAAGATGCACTCAACCTACGATGCGGTGCAGGAGCAGACTGGGGTCTTCGCCGGAAAAGGCGGCTTCGACATTACCGTGGGTGAGCATACCCAGCTCAACGGGGCGGTTATCGGTTCGACAGCGACGGCAGACAAGAATAAACTGGATACCGGTACGTTAGGTTTTAATAATATTGAAAACAAAGCGGATTATCAGGTAGAACACCAGAGCGTGGGTATCAGCTCGGGCGGTAGCATTGGTGGGCAGTTCGCGGGGAATATGGCGAATGGCCTGCTGACCGGTGTGAACGGCAGCGGTAGCGCCAGTTCGACCACGCAGTCGGCGGTGAGTGAAGGCACCATTACTATCCGTGACCAGGCGAACCAGAAGCAGGACGTGACAGACCTGAGCCGGGATGTCGAGAATGCGAACCCGGGTCTGGACAAAATCTTCGACAAGGAGAAGGAACAGAATTGGCTGAAAGAAGCGCAGCTGATCGGGGGAAATCGGCAGCCAGGCGGCAGATATTGCGCGGACGCAGGGACAGATAGCCGGTCTGAAAGCGCAGAAAGATCCGGCGGCGTTACAGGCAGCGAAAGAGGCGCTGGCGGCGAAAGGTAATACCAACCCCAGCGACACGCAGATAGCGGAGCAGGCTTACAACACCGCACAAGCACAATGGGGCACGGGTAGCGCGATCCAGCAGGGTATCCAGGCGGCTACGGCAGCGGTGCAAGGTCTGGCGGGTGGCAATATCGGGCAGGCCATCAGTGGAGCCGCCGCGCCGTACCTGGCAGAGCAGATCCACAAACTGACCGACGGCAACCCGGCAGCGCAGGCAATGGCCCATGCGGTAGTAGGTGCCGTGGTCGCCCAGGCGGCAGGCAACAGTGCCGCAGCAGGAGGCGCAGGTGCGGTCAGTGGTGAACTGATGGCGCAGCTGGTGATGAACCAGTTGTATCCTGGCAAGACGGTTGACCAACTCAGTGAGACGGAGAAGCAGACCATTAGCGCCCTGGGCACCCTGGCGGCAGGACTGGCAGGTGGTATTGCGGGTGACAGCAGTGCGGATGTGGTGGCGGGGGGACAGGCTGGGAAGAATGCGGTGGAGAATAATGCGCTGAGTGCGCCGCAGATAGATGATTTTGCAGCGAGGGCTAAGGGCTGTGATGCGCGTGGTGACTGCGGTCAGATCGTGAAGGAAATGGAAGATCTGAGTCTGAAGCAACGTAATGAGTTAATTGT
Coding sequences within it:
- a CDS encoding DUF6911 family protein; the protein is MSKLQLSWSILQQGGAKEFHCWDEVSSVLNNLRSFSGCVTLDKLDDEDYLISEIQVRMEKGFYLVTFLNEDDEVMTLSDLTQSDENILILGDYWSARQVTKDFDLVVRIFKEFFDTGNVSTELLN